A portion of the Microlunatus phosphovorus NM-1 genome contains these proteins:
- a CDS encoding precorrin-3B synthase gives MRAADACPGVLRPHRAEDGAMVRLRLPGGRVTAETLVRLVELATSYGNGIVQLTSRAGLQVRGLPDPLPSAFVAAVAATGLLPSTTHERVRNIVASPLTGLSGGLTDLRPLIAELDAGLIAEPSLSALPGRFLFVLDDGRGDVVDLTFDLGYQATGRGEGRVLVASPDSGLAVSATEAVPVLLDLARQFVTARTASGAWHVAELPAWIESLDLTSPPATHGSPSVPLGHVGDAASVLVPLARLDLKQARAIDRAVSSGPVVVTPWRGLVLPGASGQLEALANAGMVIDDESAWAGISACVGAPACARARADTAAIAEVLAAGGKPVRQIHISGCERRCGAPAHDHLDLVAPQASVSVSTAR, from the coding sequence GTGCGAGCGGCTGACGCGTGCCCGGGCGTCCTCCGGCCTCATCGGGCCGAGGACGGAGCGATGGTGCGCCTGCGGCTACCTGGTGGCCGGGTCACAGCCGAGACCCTCGTCCGGCTGGTCGAACTCGCGACCAGCTACGGGAACGGGATCGTTCAGCTGACGTCGCGGGCCGGGCTGCAGGTACGCGGGCTTCCCGATCCGCTGCCGAGTGCGTTCGTCGCCGCGGTGGCCGCGACCGGGCTGCTGCCGTCGACGACCCACGAGCGAGTACGCAACATCGTCGCGTCTCCCCTGACCGGGCTGTCCGGAGGGCTGACCGATCTCCGACCGCTGATCGCCGAACTGGATGCCGGGCTGATCGCCGAGCCGTCGCTCAGTGCGCTCCCGGGCCGGTTCTTGTTCGTGCTCGACGACGGTCGCGGCGACGTTGTCGATCTGACTTTCGACCTCGGCTACCAGGCAACAGGCCGAGGTGAGGGTCGGGTCCTGGTCGCCTCCCCCGACTCCGGTTTGGCAGTGTCCGCGACCGAGGCCGTCCCCGTTCTGCTCGACCTGGCCCGACAATTCGTCACCGCCCGGACCGCCTCCGGCGCCTGGCATGTGGCCGAGCTTCCCGCCTGGATCGAGTCCTTGGACCTGACCAGCCCGCCAGCCACTCACGGGTCACCATCGGTGCCGCTCGGCCACGTTGGCGATGCGGCCTCGGTGCTGGTGCCCCTTGCTCGTCTCGACTTGAAACAGGCCCGAGCCATCGACAGGGCCGTCAGCAGTGGGCCAGTGGTGGTGACGCCTTGGCGCGGGCTGGTCCTCCCCGGAGCGTCCGGGCAGCTCGAGGCGCTCGCCAACGCGGGCATGGTGATCGACGACGAATCAGCGTGGGCGGGGATCAGTGCTTGTGTCGGCGCTCCGGCCTGTGCTCGAGCTCGGGCCGACACGGCAGCGATCGCCGAGGTGCTGGCCGCCGGTGGCAAACCTGTCCGTCAGATCCACATCTCCGGCTGCGAACGCCGCTGCGGGGCGCCTGCCCACGATCACCTCGACCTGGTAGCGCCTCAGGCGAGCGTCAGCGTCAGCACCGCTCGGTAG
- a CDS encoding histidine phosphatase family protein produces MTRIKPRVALAAVVALAATALASSGAAASPVHHHHPKPDTTVTIYLTRHGQTLLNTLERVQGWTDSPLVVGTNADGSVLDARILPQTVGKNLRAREGKMDAAYSADMKRHYETATFLLKGAKQQNLSIKQDSRLREINFGKYEGAENKEMWSAIVEHMGYTVNHDAPATAPVDATGQNGGWQTMQLLAINEKGLKAMMAAMKEIAQEPTETGVSLPAEDCTDVSKRMMASLNEIAKKASQQRDDKVLVVSSGLSITCAIDSLGTTVNTAISNVAVSKLEYKKGKWTVKSVGDTSYRQ; encoded by the coding sequence ATGACACGCATCAAACCTCGCGTCGCGCTTGCCGCGGTAGTCGCGCTCGCGGCGACAGCTCTCGCCAGCTCGGGAGCAGCGGCCTCGCCCGTCCACCATCATCACCCAAAGCCCGACACCACCGTCACGATCTACCTCACGCGGCATGGCCAGACGCTCCTCAACACCTTGGAGCGGGTGCAGGGCTGGACCGACTCGCCGCTTGTTGTCGGCACCAATGCCGATGGCTCGGTGCTCGACGCGCGGATTCTGCCGCAGACGGTGGGCAAGAACCTGCGGGCCCGCGAGGGCAAGATGGACGCCGCGTACTCGGCCGACATGAAGCGTCACTACGAGACCGCCACCTTCCTCCTGAAGGGCGCCAAGCAGCAGAATCTCTCGATCAAGCAGGACTCCAGGCTCCGCGAGATCAACTTCGGCAAGTACGAGGGCGCGGAGAACAAGGAGATGTGGAGCGCGATCGTCGAGCACATGGGCTACACGGTCAACCATGACGCTCCGGCCACCGCTCCCGTCGACGCCACCGGCCAGAACGGCGGCTGGCAGACGATGCAGCTGCTCGCCATCAACGAGAAGGGCCTCAAGGCGATGATGGCGGCGATGAAGGAGATCGCCCAGGAGCCCACCGAGACCGGCGTCTCGCTGCCTGCTGAAGACTGCACCGACGTGAGCAAGCGCATGATGGCCTCGTTGAACGAGATCGCCAAGAAGGCCTCACAACAGCGCGACGACAAGGTGCTCGTCGTCTCCAGCGGCCTGTCGATCACCTGCGCCATCGATTCCCTGGGCACGACCGTGAACACCGCAATCTCCAACGTCGCGGTCAGCAAGCTCGAATACAAGAAGGGCAAGTGGACGGTGAAGTCGGTGGGCGACACGAGCTACCGGCAGTAA
- a CDS encoding L-idonate 5-dehydrogenase, whose protein sequence is MDATVGASSGTVLPDSSPAVVAHAADDLRIDDLPVRLPAADEVVVEVAYGGICGSDLHYWTHGAAGESILRAPMVLGHEVSGTVVQAAADGSSPAAGTRVAVHPATPGADGVTRYPADRPNISPLCTYLGSAARFPHTDGVFVKYATLPSRMLRPLPEGLDLRTAAVIEPASVAWHAVSRAGDVAGKSALVIGAGPIGALIIAVLKRAGAAEIVAVDLQTHALGVAEAMGATRTLHATDAEGVAAVQADVALDSSGNYRGLASAIRGTARGGRVVMVGLLPTGDQPVPMSLAITRELELVGSFRFNDEIDEVIAALADGSLIVDPVITHEFGLDSALEAFAVAKDAAASSKVLLRF, encoded by the coding sequence ATGGACGCGACGGTGGGTGCGTCGTCCGGGACTGTGCTGCCGGACTCGTCGCCGGCGGTGGTGGCGCACGCGGCAGATGACCTGCGGATCGACGATCTGCCGGTCCGGCTCCCGGCCGCAGACGAGGTCGTGGTCGAGGTCGCGTACGGGGGGATCTGCGGGTCCGATCTGCACTATTGGACCCACGGTGCGGCGGGTGAGTCGATCCTGCGGGCACCGATGGTGCTCGGACACGAGGTCTCAGGGACTGTCGTGCAGGCAGCTGCCGACGGCTCCAGTCCGGCTGCCGGCACCCGGGTCGCAGTGCATCCGGCGACTCCGGGCGCTGACGGTGTGACCCGTTATCCGGCCGACCGACCGAACATCTCGCCGCTGTGCACCTATCTCGGGTCCGCGGCACGCTTCCCGCACACCGATGGTGTCTTCGTGAAGTACGCGACTCTGCCGTCGCGGATGCTGCGGCCGCTGCCGGAGGGATTGGACCTACGAACCGCGGCCGTCATCGAGCCGGCCTCGGTGGCCTGGCACGCCGTGTCGCGCGCCGGTGACGTCGCCGGGAAGTCAGCACTGGTGATCGGCGCCGGGCCGATCGGGGCCTTGATCATCGCCGTGCTGAAGCGGGCCGGCGCAGCCGAGATCGTCGCCGTCGATCTGCAGACTCATGCGTTGGGCGTGGCCGAAGCGATGGGCGCGACCCGGACGCTGCACGCCACCGATGCCGAGGGCGTCGCGGCCGTACAGGCCGATGTGGCGCTCGATTCCAGTGGCAACTATCGGGGGTTGGCCAGCGCCATCCGCGGCACCGCGCGCGGCGGCCGGGTGGTGATGGTCGGTCTGCTGCCGACCGGCGACCAGCCCGTGCCGATGTCGCTGGCGATCACCCGCGAGTTGGAACTTGTCGGCTCCTTCCGGTTCAACGACGAGATCGACGAGGTGATCGCCGCCCTCGCCGACGGCAGTCTGATCGTCGATCCGGTGATCACCCACGAGTTCGGTCTGGATTCAGCCTTGGAGGCATTCGCCGTCGCCAAGGACGCTGCGGCATCCTCCAAGGTGCTGCTCCGCTTCTGA
- a CDS encoding precorrin-8X methylmutase, with protein MTDRPFKQYDYLDDPAAIYRASFATIRAEAELSKVPADVEKIVVRMIHASGDVGLVPDVEAHPLLVSTARDALNSGRPIFTDAEMIASGVTRRRLPAGNEVRCLLRDPRVAELAKEWRTTRSAAAVSLWGEDLEGAVVAIGNAPTALFALLELISDGGPKPAAILGIPVGFVGSAESKLALVQHPEQIPYLVVHGRRGGSALCAAALNALAREDEL; from the coding sequence ATGACCGATCGGCCATTCAAGCAATACGACTACCTGGACGATCCGGCGGCGATCTACCGCGCGTCGTTCGCGACGATCCGAGCCGAGGCGGAGTTGTCCAAGGTGCCGGCGGACGTGGAGAAGATCGTCGTACGGATGATCCACGCCAGCGGTGATGTCGGCCTGGTTCCCGATGTCGAGGCGCATCCGCTCCTGGTGAGCACGGCACGCGATGCCCTGAACTCCGGAAGGCCGATCTTCACCGATGCGGAGATGATCGCCTCGGGAGTGACTCGACGACGATTGCCTGCCGGCAACGAGGTGCGCTGCCTGCTGCGCGACCCCCGAGTCGCCGAGCTGGCGAAGGAGTGGAGAACGACCCGATCCGCGGCCGCGGTGTCACTGTGGGGTGAGGATCTGGAGGGCGCCGTCGTCGCGATCGGCAATGCACCAACCGCGCTGTTTGCCCTGCTCGAGCTGATCAGCGACGGTGGACCCAAGCCCGCCGCGATCCTCGGGATCCCGGTCGGTTTCGTCGGCTCCGCCGAGTCGAAGCTGGCGCTCGTCCAACATCCTGAGCAGATTCCCTACCTGGTCGTGCACGGTCGTCGCGGCGGCTCTGCGCTCTGCGCGGCAGCCTTGAACGCGCTCGCTCGCGAGGACGAGCTATGA
- a CDS encoding YncE family protein, with translation MLATGVLAMTLLWQPLPAAAEPRSISVRSNQAEIADGVRDVAYSAASDTLWATVGTGDPVTDAALLAIRPSDLTTSMSYPAPVPRPPSGQPARSQELDAVAVDDRHGRIWSTSPSQHGYAAFNDQRSWSYRAGGFPSPRDVLVDDLGDRAYLSVTGALAVISTAGYTSELPAIPLGDGAQPTTLALVGSGAQAKVITVDETTGELLVIAPADRTVRRLAGVAGATTVAVTPGGERAYLAGPGLPQITVIDLVAGEQTAAIPLASGAGALAYDGANQLLYATQPGASALAIVDLAANQVASTVQLSGMPKQVLFAKGALFVQLSTPVTTADTLTVLYVSTTPPPDPDPTDDAGVEVGVTIAGAGGLTLGFDSTSVDLGSARLNDDLDHYTASGVLPRVTVLDNRSTDPGWSLVGQVTAFRSDTGAASEADLGWRPRMVSADSGQAVSAGPEVVPRAGLATPRVLAEGRPGLGRGRAVLGAELGFTAPSSIDPGSYRAVLTLTLA, from the coding sequence GTGCTGGCGACTGGTGTGTTGGCGATGACACTGCTCTGGCAGCCACTCCCGGCGGCGGCCGAGCCACGCAGCATCTCGGTGCGGAGCAACCAGGCCGAGATCGCCGACGGCGTCCGCGATGTCGCCTACTCGGCTGCCAGCGACACACTCTGGGCCACGGTCGGCACCGGTGACCCGGTGACCGATGCGGCGCTGTTGGCGATCCGGCCGTCGGATCTGACCACCAGCATGAGCTATCCGGCACCGGTCCCGCGGCCGCCGAGCGGACAGCCGGCCCGGTCGCAGGAACTGGACGCCGTGGCGGTCGACGACCGTCACGGCCGGATCTGGAGCACCAGCCCCAGTCAGCACGGATACGCAGCCTTCAACGATCAGCGGTCGTGGAGCTATCGAGCGGGTGGATTCCCGTCGCCGCGTGACGTGCTCGTCGACGATCTCGGTGACCGCGCCTACCTCAGCGTGACGGGCGCGCTGGCCGTCATCTCCACCGCTGGCTACACCAGCGAGCTTCCCGCCATCCCACTCGGCGACGGGGCACAGCCGACCACCCTCGCGCTCGTCGGGTCCGGCGCGCAGGCGAAGGTGATCACCGTCGACGAGACAACCGGTGAGCTGCTGGTGATCGCCCCGGCCGATCGTACGGTCCGTCGGCTGGCCGGGGTGGCGGGTGCCACCACGGTCGCGGTCACCCCCGGCGGAGAACGGGCCTACCTGGCCGGCCCGGGGTTGCCCCAGATCACCGTCATCGACCTTGTCGCAGGCGAACAGACAGCGGCCATCCCGCTGGCCAGCGGTGCCGGCGCGCTGGCATACGACGGGGCGAACCAACTGCTGTACGCGACCCAGCCCGGCGCGTCGGCACTGGCCATCGTCGACCTGGCGGCGAACCAGGTCGCCAGCACGGTCCAGCTCTCCGGCATGCCCAAGCAGGTGCTGTTCGCCAAGGGCGCCCTCTTCGTCCAGCTCAGCACACCAGTCACCACCGCCGACACTCTGACTGTGCTCTATGTGTCGACCACGCCGCCTCCTGATCCGGATCCGACCGATGACGCAGGCGTCGAGGTGGGGGTCACGATCGCCGGCGCCGGTGGGCTGACTCTGGGGTTCGACTCGACGTCTGTCGACCTTGGCAGCGCCAGGCTGAACGACGACCTGGACCACTACACCGCCTCCGGTGTGCTGCCGAGGGTGACGGTTCTCGACAACCGGTCGACCGATCCCGGCTGGTCCCTGGTCGGCCAAGTCACGGCCTTCCGAAGCGACACCGGTGCGGCCTCCGAAGCCGATCTGGGCTGGCGGCCGCGCATGGTCTCGGCCGATTCCGGCCAGGCCGTGTCGGCAGGTCCCGAGGTCGTGCCGAGGGCCGGGCTCGCGACACCGCGGGTGCTCGCGGAGGGCCGACCGGGGCTGGGCCGGGGGCGAGCGGTGCTGGGAGCCGAGCTCGGTTTCACCGCGCCGTCGTCGATCGACCCGGGCTCCTACCGAGCGGTGCTGACGCTGACGCTCGCCTGA
- a CDS encoding NAD(P)/FAD-dependent oxidoreductase, producing the protein MRIIVVGAGLAAGTAVTELREQGYDGELVVFGSEIHPPYERPPLSKGYLLGNDPIENAFVHEAAWYAEHDVDLRTSTTVTAIDPGGHEITADGETFGYDKLLLATGAEPRRLRLADESGTPTAYLRTIEDSDRLKVAFAAGAKVGIIGAGWIGLEVAAAARIAGCEVTVFEQAELPLLAVLGPEVAQAFADLHRAHGVDLRLGVTVSADDLQPFDLVVVGIGAVPSTALAEAAGLAVDNGVLVNAQLQSSDPDIYAIGDIANELHPVLGRRIRVEHWDTAIEQGKTAAHNLLGAQEAYDRMPYFFTDQYDLGMEYVGSVGSDGYDRVDIEGDLHGSFQAYWVKDTHVVAAMQANDWDASDVIKESLGTSR; encoded by the coding sequence ATGAGAATCATCGTCGTCGGAGCCGGCCTGGCTGCCGGGACTGCCGTCACCGAGCTGCGAGAACAGGGCTACGACGGAGAGCTGGTCGTATTCGGCTCGGAGATCCATCCCCCGTACGAGCGGCCGCCGCTCTCGAAGGGCTATCTGCTCGGTAACGACCCGATCGAGAACGCCTTCGTACACGAGGCTGCCTGGTACGCCGAGCACGATGTCGACTTGCGGACCTCCACCACGGTCACCGCCATCGACCCGGGCGGGCATGAGATCACCGCGGACGGCGAGACATTCGGCTACGACAAGCTGCTGCTGGCCACCGGTGCCGAGCCTCGCCGGCTTCGGCTGGCCGACGAGTCCGGTACGCCAACGGCCTATCTGAGGACGATCGAGGACAGCGATCGGCTGAAGGTCGCCTTCGCCGCCGGCGCCAAGGTCGGGATCATCGGTGCCGGCTGGATCGGGCTCGAGGTTGCTGCGGCCGCCCGGATCGCCGGTTGCGAGGTGACCGTATTCGAACAGGCCGAGCTGCCGTTGCTGGCCGTGCTCGGACCCGAGGTCGCCCAGGCCTTCGCCGACCTGCATCGAGCGCATGGTGTTGACCTGAGGCTCGGTGTCACGGTCAGCGCCGACGACCTGCAGCCCTTCGACCTGGTGGTGGTCGGCATCGGCGCCGTTCCCTCCACCGCACTCGCCGAAGCCGCTGGACTGGCCGTCGACAACGGCGTACTCGTCAATGCCCAGCTGCAGAGCTCCGACCCGGACATCTATGCGATCGGCGACATCGCCAACGAACTGCATCCGGTGCTCGGCCGGCGGATCCGGGTCGAGCACTGGGACACTGCCATCGAGCAGGGCAAGACCGCCGCCCACAATCTGCTCGGGGCGCAGGAGGCGTACGACCGGATGCCGTACTTCTTCACCGACCAGTACGACCTCGGCATGGAGTACGTCGGCAGTGTCGGTTCGGACGGCTACGACCGGGTCGACATCGAGGGCGACCTGCACGGCAGTTTTCAGGCCTACTGGGTCAAGGACACCCACGTCGTCGCCGCCATGCAGGCCAATGACTGGGATGCCTCCGACGTGATCAAGGAGAGCCTCGGCACCAGCCGCTGA
- the cobJ gene encoding precorrin-3B C(17)-methyltransferase, with product MSRILPSEHATDRPAEPTEPADKPDSVLAGSLYAVGVGPGDPELLTLKAARLIAAADVIAYHSGTHGTSIARSIIAELIPHEVIEELLAYPVTVGPTDHAGGYYGELTAFYDTSAARLADHLTAGRTVVVLAEGDPLFYSSYMYLHDRLAERFACEIVPGVTSVNASSAAVGLPLARHEDVLTVLPGTLPIPELARRITGSDAIVIMKLGRTFAGVREALRQAGRLDEAVYVERASTGQEIVKPVTDVDADTVPYFSTIVVPGADRRADSAGRAEVRFPAPAVEESGTAELLVIGLGPGPDHWVTPEVTDALAVVDHVVGYGPYVDRVPPRPGLHRHASGNTVELDRARFALDLATRGEKVAVVSGGDAGVFGMASAAFEAAAHDPRYAAIQITVLPGVTAAQAVAARAGAPLGGDYVVLSLSDRLKSWETIKARLTAAATADLVIAIYNPASRSRTTQLAEARRLLLTYRSPDTPVVIGRGVGRAGEEVVVTTLAELDPAGVDMRCLLIIGAGGTSVTDGRVWTRRSQPAEG from the coding sequence ATGAGCCGGATCCTTCCTTCCGAGCACGCCACGGACCGGCCGGCCGAGCCGACCGAGCCGGCAGACAAGCCGGATTCCGTGCTCGCCGGCAGCCTGTATGCGGTCGGGGTTGGCCCAGGCGACCCGGAGCTGCTCACCCTCAAGGCCGCGAGGCTGATCGCCGCCGCCGATGTGATCGCGTACCACTCGGGCACCCATGGCACCTCCATCGCCCGGTCGATCATCGCCGAGCTGATCCCGCACGAGGTGATCGAGGAACTCCTCGCCTATCCGGTGACGGTGGGCCCGACCGATCATGCCGGCGGCTACTACGGCGAGCTCACCGCGTTCTATGACACGTCGGCGGCTCGGCTGGCCGATCATCTGACCGCCGGTCGCACCGTGGTCGTGCTGGCCGAGGGCGACCCGCTCTTCTACTCCTCCTACATGTATCTGCACGATCGACTGGCGGAGCGTTTCGCGTGCGAGATCGTGCCCGGGGTGACCTCGGTGAACGCCTCCTCCGCTGCGGTCGGCCTGCCGCTGGCCCGACACGAGGATGTGTTGACCGTGCTGCCCGGCACCCTGCCGATTCCTGAACTGGCCCGCCGGATCACCGGCAGCGACGCGATCGTGATCATGAAGCTGGGCCGGACCTTCGCCGGCGTACGCGAGGCGCTGCGGCAGGCCGGCAGGCTGGACGAAGCGGTCTATGTGGAGCGAGCCAGCACCGGGCAGGAGATCGTGAAGCCGGTCACCGACGTCGACGCCGACACGGTTCCGTACTTCTCCACCATCGTCGTGCCCGGCGCTGATCGCCGAGCCGACAGCGCCGGACGGGCTGAGGTGAGGTTTCCAGCACCGGCGGTGGAGGAATCGGGAACAGCCGAACTGCTGGTGATCGGCCTCGGTCCTGGGCCCGATCACTGGGTGACACCGGAGGTGACCGACGCGCTGGCGGTAGTGGACCACGTGGTCGGCTACGGCCCCTACGTAGACCGGGTCCCGCCACGTCCAGGGCTGCACCGCCACGCCAGCGGCAATACAGTCGAGCTGGATCGGGCCCGGTTCGCACTCGACCTGGCCACCCGTGGTGAGAAGGTCGCCGTTGTCTCCGGTGGCGACGCCGGGGTGTTCGGCATGGCCTCGGCCGCTTTCGAGGCGGCCGCCCACGATCCGCGGTACGCCGCCATCCAGATCACCGTGCTGCCGGGCGTGACCGCTGCCCAGGCCGTGGCTGCCCGGGCCGGTGCTCCGCTGGGCGGTGACTATGTCGTACTGTCCTTGTCAGATCGGCTCAAGTCGTGGGAGACGATCAAGGCGCGACTGACGGCAGCAGCAACGGCCGATCTGGTGATCGCCATCTACAACCCTGCCTCCCGCAGCCGTACCACTCAACTGGCTGAGGCGCGGCGACTGCTGCTGACCTATCGGTCCCCCGACACCCCCGTGGTGATCGGGCGCGGGGTCGGGCGAGCCGGGGAAGAGGTTGTCGTGACCACCCTCGCGGAGCTGGATCCAGCCGGCGTGGACATGCGCTGCCTGCTGATCATCGGTGCAGGCGGGACGTCGGTCACCGACGGACGGGTATGGACCCGTCGTTCACAACCCGCGGAGGGCTAG